A portion of the Perognathus longimembris pacificus isolate PPM17 chromosome 20, ASM2315922v1, whole genome shotgun sequence genome contains these proteins:
- the LOC125368130 gene encoding cationic amino acid transporter 3-like, whose product MSWQAVRHLGQKLVRRRPLQLGEDAQSPLARCLNTLDLVALGVGSTLGAGVYVLAGEVARDKAGPAIVICFLVAALASVLSGLCYAEFGARVPGSGSAYLYSYVTVGQLLAFVTGWNLILSYVIGAAGVARAWSAAFDGLTGNHMSQALASSFPLSAPGILAKYPDFFALGLVLVLTGLLALGVRESALVTRVFTGVNLVVLSFITLSGFLKGNLHHWQLTSQDYQLAAAESNDTSSLGALGKGGFAPFGLSGILRGAATCFFAFIGFDCIATTGEEARHPQRSIPLGIVLSLFICFLMYFGVSASLTLMVPYYQVHPESPLPLAFVHVGWAPARYAVAVGTLCALSSSLLGSMFPVPRVIYAMAEDRLLFSRLARVHSRTHTPVLATVVSGLVAALMAFLLELSDLVDLTSIGTLLAYSLVSFSVLVLRYQPDQNTSSEKPQGEAMEMRPVSHAAPLEPTSEAGSMGCVRILKSLCLPTDNTPTEASGCVVYVCASLLVLLLTILSLVLAQWPQHLLSGDPVYVVVAAVLFGLMVVMTVIIWRQPQSGSHLHFRVPFLPILPLLSIFVNVYLMMQMASGTWVRFGIWMVIGFAIYFGYGIRHSLKYEQQPPPASSPQPPQENNPGAELV is encoded by the exons ATGTCGTGGCAGGCTGTTCGTCACCTGGGGCAGAAGCTGGTGCGCAGGCGGCCGCTGCAGCTTGGAGAAGATGCTCAGAGCCCCCTGGCCCGCTGTCTCAACACTCTGGACCTAGTGGCCTTGGGTGTGGGCAGCACCCTGGGGGCCGGTGTATATGTCCTTGCCGGGGAGGTGGCCCGCGACAAAGCCGGACCCGCCATTGTCATCTGCTTCCTGGTGGCGGCGCTGGCATCGGTGTTGTCGGGACTGTGCTATGCTGAGTTCGGGGCCCGGGTGCCAGGCTCTGGCTCTGCCTACCTCTACAGCTACGTCACCGTGGGCCAGCTGTTGGCCTTTGTCACTGGCTGGAACCTCATTCTCTCCTACGTCATAG gcGCAGCAGGTGTGGCCCGGGCCTGGAGTGCTGCCTTTGATGGACTCACCGGGAACCACATGTCTCAGGCCCTGGCAAGCAGCTTTCCTCTGTCGGCTCCAGGCATCCTGGCCAAATACCCAGACTTCTTTGCGCTGGGTCTGGTGTTGGTCCTCACTG GACTGCTGGCGCTGGGGGTCCGCGAGTCAGCACTGGTCACCAGAGTATTCACCGGGGTGAACCTGGTGGTGCTGAGCTTCATCACCCTCTCGGGCTTCCTGAAGGGCAATCTGCACCACTGGCAGCTCACCAGCCAGGACTACCAGCTGGCGGCAGCGGAGTCCAATGACACAAGCAG CTTGGGGGCCTTGGGCAAGGGAGGATTTGCACCTTTCGGCCTGTCTGGCATCCTCCGTGGGGCGGCCACCTGCTTCTTCGCATTCATTGGCTTTGACTGCATTGCAACCACAG GGGAGGAGGCCCGCCACCCACAGAGGTCCATCCCGCTGGGCATCGTGTTGTCGCTCTTCATCTGCTTCCTCATGTATTTCGGAGTCTCTGCATCGCTCACCCTCATGGTGCCATACTACCAGGTCCACCCAGAGAGCCCGCTGCCCCTGGCTTTTGTCCATGTGGGCTGGGCCCCTGCACGCTACGCGGTGGCGGTGGGCACTCTGTGTGCCCTCTCTTCCAG CCTGCTAGGCTCCATGTTTCCGGTGCCTCGGGTGATCTACGCCATGGCAGAGGACCGGCTCCTCTTCAGCAGACTGGCCCGTGTCCACAGCCGGACGCACACCCCGGTGCTGGCCACTGTGGTCTCCGGCCTCGTGGCAG CGCTGATGGCATTCCTGTTGGAGCTCAGCGATCTCGTGGACCTCACCTCCATCGGGACCCTGCTGGCCTATTCCCTGGTGTCCTTTTCCGTTCTGGTGCTCAG GTACCAGCCAGACCAGAACACAAGTTCTGAGAAGCCACAGGGGGAAGCCATGGAGATGCGGCCTGTGTCGCATGCAGCCCCCTTGGAACCAACTTCAGAAGCTGGGAGCATGGGGTGTGTGAGGATCCTCAAGAGCCTGTGTCTCCCCACAGACAACACCCCCACTGAGGCGTCCGGCTGCGTGGTCTACGTCTGTGCCTCCTTGCTGG TTCTGTTGCTGACGATCCTGAGTTTGGTCCTGGCCCAGTGGCCCCAGCATCTGCTCTCTGGGGACCCGGTTTATGTGGTAGTGGCAGCAGTACTGTTCGGGCTCATGGTCGTGATGACTGTCATCATCTGGAGACAGCCCCAGAGTGGTTCACATCTGCACTTCAGG GTCCCATTCCTGCCCATCCTGCCCCTGCTCAGCATCTTCGTGAACGTCTACCTCATGATGCAGATGGCCTCTGGGACCTGGGTCCGGTTTGGGATATGGATGGTGATTG gatttGCTATCTACTTCGGATACGGGATCCGGCACAGCCTGAAGTATGAGCAACAGCCTCCACCAGCTTCAAGCCCCCAGCCTCCCCAGGAAAACAACCCTGGTGCTGAGCTTGTTTAG